The following are encoded in a window of Bradyrhizobium guangdongense genomic DNA:
- a CDS encoding branched-chain amino acid ABC transporter permease — protein MANAFVAAFEILSFGAIIVLIVLGLGIIASMMGIFNFAQGEFVLLGAYITYLAYAKGLPIWAGMVAAPFLVGGLGFVLEALIIRRFYAAPIVAMLGTYALGLIIRESVRGLIGGFYLTVPEPIGGSIDIGTMHISAWRFTIIVITLLVMAGCYLLLSRTSFGLRMRATLENPSLARASGISTPLMYGATFAFGSALAGLAGALIVPVFSLYADLGIRFLIQGFVAVMVGGVGSFIGPVAGAGVIGTLSAALPWIMAPVVADVLVFVLAIAFIKFRPQGLIAGKGV, from the coding sequence ATGGCTAACGCGTTCGTCGCGGCCTTCGAAATCCTGAGCTTCGGCGCGATCATCGTCCTGATCGTGCTGGGGCTCGGGATCATCGCCAGCATGATGGGCATCTTCAACTTCGCGCAGGGCGAGTTCGTCCTGCTCGGGGCCTACATCACCTATCTCGCCTACGCCAAGGGCCTGCCGATTTGGGCCGGCATGGTCGCCGCGCCCTTCCTGGTCGGCGGGCTCGGCTTCGTGCTGGAGGCGCTGATCATCCGCCGCTTCTACGCCGCGCCGATCGTGGCCATGCTCGGCACTTACGCGCTCGGCCTGATCATCCGCGAATCCGTGCGCGGGCTGATCGGCGGCTTCTATCTCACCGTGCCCGAGCCGATCGGCGGCTCGATCGACATCGGCACCATGCACATCTCGGCGTGGCGCTTCACCATCATCGTCATCACGCTCCTGGTCATGGCGGGCTGCTATCTGTTGCTGTCGCGCACCAGCTTCGGCTTGCGGATGCGCGCCACGCTGGAAAATCCGTCGCTGGCGCGGGCCTCGGGCATTTCCACGCCTCTGATGTACGGCGCCACTTTCGCGTTCGGCTCGGCGCTCGCCGGCCTTGCCGGCGCGCTGATCGTGCCCGTGTTCAGCCTCTATGCCGATCTCGGCATCCGCTTCCTGATCCAGGGTTTCGTCGCCGTCATGGTCGGTGGCGTCGGCTCCTTCATCGGCCCTGTCGCCGGCGCCGGAGTGATCGGCACGCTCAGCGCCGCGCTGCCCTGGATCATGGCGCCTGTGGTCGCCGATGTCCTCGTCTTCGTCCTTGCCATTGCCTTCATCAAGTTCCGGCCGCAGGGCCTCATCGCTGGAAAAGGGGTTTAG
- a CDS encoding substrate-binding protein, translating to MFDGQLSRRRFLSNFAFASGAVATGVGSWVIPAPWANAAEAPIKVGIATDLTGPIAYAGNADANVAKMVIKEVNASGGLLGRPLELYIEDTASNESVAVGNVRKLIQRDKVDMVLGGITSSMRNAIKDPIVARGKTLYIYPQLYEGKECTPYLFCTGPTPAQQCDEFIPWLIKNGGKKFALPSANYVWPHTLNVYARKVIEANGGEVVFEEYYPLDQIDFSATVNRIISNKVDVVFNTVIPPGVGPFFKQLYEAGFLKNGGRLACVYYDENTLNINQANEIEGLASCLDYFKVLTKENPFDAKIQAAYEKDFPGNFLFAAGSAATGTYRGLKLWEAAVKEAGKIDRESVAAALDHAKIAEGPGGPAEMVPGKRHCKMKMYTAVAKGGNYEIVARSEGLVDPKEC from the coding sequence ATGTTTGATGGTCAGCTCTCGCGCCGCCGCTTCCTGTCCAATTTCGCCTTCGCGTCCGGCGCGGTCGCAACCGGGGTAGGCAGCTGGGTGATTCCCGCGCCCTGGGCCAACGCTGCCGAAGCTCCGATCAAGGTCGGCATCGCGACCGACCTCACCGGCCCGATCGCCTATGCAGGCAATGCCGACGCCAATGTCGCCAAGATGGTGATCAAGGAGGTCAATGCCTCGGGCGGCCTGCTCGGCCGTCCGCTCGAGCTCTACATCGAGGACACCGCGTCGAACGAATCGGTGGCGGTCGGCAACGTGCGCAAGCTGATCCAGCGCGACAAGGTCGACATGGTGCTGGGCGGCATCACCTCGTCGATGCGCAATGCGATCAAGGACCCGATCGTGGCGCGCGGCAAGACGCTCTACATCTATCCGCAGCTCTACGAAGGCAAGGAGTGCACGCCTTACCTGTTCTGCACCGGGCCGACGCCGGCGCAGCAATGCGACGAGTTCATCCCCTGGCTGATCAAGAACGGCGGCAAGAAGTTCGCGCTGCCGAGCGCGAATTATGTCTGGCCGCACACGCTCAACGTCTATGCCCGCAAGGTGATCGAGGCCAACGGCGGCGAGGTCGTGTTCGAAGAGTACTATCCGCTCGACCAGATCGACTTCTCCGCGACAGTCAACCGCATCATCTCCAACAAGGTCGACGTCGTCTTCAACACCGTCATCCCGCCCGGCGTCGGTCCGTTCTTCAAGCAGCTCTATGAAGCGGGCTTCCTCAAGAATGGCGGGCGGCTGGCCTGCGTCTACTATGACGAGAACACGCTCAACATCAATCAGGCGAACGAGATCGAAGGGCTCGCCAGTTGCCTCGATTATTTCAAGGTGCTGACCAAGGAGAACCCGTTCGACGCGAAGATCCAGGCGGCTTACGAGAAGGATTTTCCGGGCAACTTCCTGTTTGCCGCCGGTAGTGCCGCGACCGGCACTTATCGCGGCCTCAAGTTGTGGGAAGCCGCCGTCAAGGAAGCCGGCAAGATCGATCGTGAATCGGTCGCCGCTGCGCTCGATCATGCCAAGATCGCCGAAGGCCCGGGCGGGCCGGCCGAGATGGTGCCCGGCAAGCGCCACTGCAAGATGAAGATGTACACCGCGGTCGCCAAGGGCGGGAATTACGAGATCGTCGCGCGCAGCGAGGGTCTGGTCGACCCCAAGGAATGCTGA
- a CDS encoding branched-chain amino acid ABC transporter permease has translation MPKSMSVLREAIAGDEADDAMAERVAAGQARQHVKARRKVLPIVEGVVLVAALLAPLVLQDYLTVFATRVIILALFALSFDLVWGYAGIMSFGQALFFGSAGYGVALLARDLDITNIFLVLPAGTLIGLTFALLLGGFLLLGRHPSSVIFVSLGTLTGSYAADRLARGWYYLGGQNGIPSIAPMTSGGYEFSEGPAFYYLVLGILVVVYLLCRFLVRSQFGLALAGLRENEQRIAFFGYKAQHLKAIIFAIGGAIAGLAGSLYAFHEGFVWPNMVGVVVSTQVVLYVLFGGSGTLIGAVIGTVIVEGVSFWLSDNYRDIWPIILGVLLLLVILFRPLGLISFVLGERERVGSFGAKIKGKQNAAP, from the coding sequence ATGCCGAAGTCGATGAGTGTGCTAAGAGAGGCCATCGCTGGCGACGAAGCGGACGACGCGATGGCTGAACGCGTGGCAGCGGGACAGGCCAGACAACACGTCAAGGCAAGACGAAAAGTCCTGCCCATCGTGGAGGGCGTGGTGCTCGTCGCGGCGCTGCTCGCCCCGCTGGTGCTGCAGGACTATCTCACGGTGTTCGCAACGCGCGTGATCATCCTTGCGCTGTTCGCGCTGTCGTTCGACCTGGTCTGGGGCTATGCCGGCATCATGAGCTTTGGCCAGGCGCTGTTTTTCGGCTCGGCCGGTTATGGCGTCGCGCTGCTCGCCCGCGACTTGGACATCACCAACATCTTCCTGGTACTGCCTGCGGGCACGCTGATCGGCCTGACCTTCGCACTGCTGCTCGGCGGCTTCCTGCTGCTGGGCCGGCATCCCTCCAGCGTGATCTTCGTCTCGCTGGGCACGCTCACCGGCTCCTACGCCGCCGACCGCCTGGCGCGCGGCTGGTATTATCTCGGCGGCCAGAACGGCATTCCCTCGATCGCGCCGATGACATCAGGTGGTTATGAATTCTCGGAGGGGCCGGCGTTCTATTATCTCGTGCTCGGCATCCTCGTCGTGGTCTATCTGCTCTGCCGTTTCCTGGTGCGCTCGCAGTTCGGCCTTGCGCTCGCAGGCCTGCGCGAGAACGAGCAGCGCATCGCCTTCTTCGGCTACAAGGCGCAGCATTTGAAGGCGATCATCTTCGCGATCGGCGGCGCCATCGCCGGCCTTGCCGGCAGCCTCTATGCCTTCCACGAAGGCTTTGTCTGGCCCAACATGGTCGGCGTCGTGGTCTCGACGCAGGTCGTGCTCTACGTGCTGTTCGGCGGCTCCGGCACGCTGATCGGCGCCGTCATCGGCACCGTCATCGTCGAGGGCGTCAGCTTCTGGCTGTCGGACAATTACCGCGACATCTGGCCAATTATTTTGGGCGTGTTGCTGCTGCTGGTGATCCTGTTCCGGCCGCTAGGTCTGATCAGCTTCGTGCTCGGCGAGCGCGAGCGGGTCGGCAGCTTCGGTGCCAAGATCAAGGGGAAGCAAAATGCCGCTCCTTGA
- a CDS encoding ABC transporter ATP-binding protein: MPLLEAAGVSKIFGKLTALDGAALTVGENEFHGLIGPNGSGKSTLMKCIAGAEVPTRGKVSFVNTDITAFTPTERARAGMSLKFQITSVLPSLTLYDNILLALQAQSLLLDLVFSRTRGALHDQVMTMLTQFRLADRAFEAAAALSHGQQQWLEIAMALAGKPKLLLLDEPTGGMSLEERRVTGELLQPIKKHCSLVIVEHDLDFIRDICDRLTVLDQGRVLASGTVSEIQANPSVQEIYLRRA; the protein is encoded by the coding sequence ATGCCGCTCCTTGAGGCCGCGGGCGTCTCGAAGATTTTCGGCAAGCTCACCGCGCTCGATGGCGCAGCGCTCACCGTCGGGGAGAACGAGTTTCACGGCCTGATCGGCCCGAACGGCTCGGGCAAGAGCACGCTGATGAAATGCATCGCCGGCGCCGAAGTGCCGACGCGGGGCAAGGTCAGCTTCGTCAATACCGACATCACCGCCTTCACGCCGACCGAGCGGGCGCGAGCCGGCATGAGCCTGAAATTCCAGATCACATCGGTGCTGCCCTCGCTGACGCTCTACGACAACATCCTGCTGGCGCTCCAGGCGCAGTCCTTGCTGCTCGATCTCGTGTTCTCGCGCACGCGCGGCGCGCTGCACGACCAGGTCATGACCATGTTGACGCAATTCCGGCTCGCCGACCGCGCTTTCGAAGCGGCGGCCGCGCTCTCGCACGGCCAGCAGCAATGGCTGGAGATCGCGATGGCGCTCGCGGGCAAGCCGAAGCTTCTGCTGCTCGACGAGCCCACCGGCGGGATGAGCCTGGAGGAGCGCCGTGTCACCGGCGAACTGCTCCAGCCGATCAAGAAACATTGCTCGCTGGTCATCGTCGAGCACGACCTCGATTTCATCCGTGACATCTGCGACCGATTGACCGTGCTCGACCAGGGCAGGGTGCTGGCCTCAGGCACCGTGTCGGAGATCCAGGCCAACCCGTCCGTCCAGGAGATCTATCTGCGCCGTGCCTGA
- a CDS encoding ABC transporter ATP-binding protein: protein MPEFLDIKHLDAGYGRSQVLFDVSLGIPWRGGVAVLGRNGAGKTTLMKTIVGELPAWKGEVGFDGRDISRRRPEERVRAGIGYVPQEHSVFARLSVRDNLAVGSLFNKDATEVDRVLAIFPKLGQRLDQPAGTLSGGERKMLAIGRAMLGDPKLLLLDEPTEGVWIGVIEEITERLIELARSIAVIIVEQHLDLALRVADYAYVLDRGRVALQGEAGEVRGNPELMRYLAP, encoded by the coding sequence GTGCCTGAATTTTTGGACATCAAGCATCTCGACGCCGGCTATGGCCGCAGCCAGGTCCTGTTCGACGTCAGCCTCGGCATCCCCTGGCGCGGCGGCGTCGCCGTGCTCGGGCGCAACGGCGCCGGCAAGACCACGCTGATGAAGACCATCGTCGGCGAACTGCCGGCGTGGAAAGGCGAGGTCGGCTTCGACGGCCGCGACATCAGCCGCCGCCGGCCCGAGGAACGGGTGCGTGCCGGGATCGGCTATGTGCCGCAGGAGCATTCGGTGTTCGCGCGCCTGTCGGTGCGCGACAATCTCGCGGTCGGCTCGCTCTTCAACAAGGATGCGACCGAGGTCGACCGCGTGCTGGCGATCTTCCCAAAACTCGGCCAGCGCCTCGACCAGCCCGCCGGCACGCTGTCCGGCGGCGAGCGCAAGATGCTCGCCATCGGCCGCGCCATGCTTGGCGATCCGAAGCTGCTATTGCTCGACGAGCCGACCGAAGGCGTCTGGATCGGCGTGATCGAGGAGATCACCGAGCGCCTGATCGAGCTCGCCAGGAGCATCGCCGTCATCATCGTCGAGCAGCACCTCGACCTCGCACTCCGCGTTGCCGACTATGCCTATGTGCTGGACCGCGGCCGCGTCGCGCTGCAGGGCGAAGCGGGCGAGGTGAGGGGCAATCCGGAATTGATGCGGTACCTGGCGCCGTAG
- a CDS encoding L,D-transpeptidase family protein, translated as MNSRSLARALLASVALAASVVLAGCDTDQVSLATNAKANQPVSPKLVAAMAEKDMDLQSPILIRLFKQEAELEVWKQTRNGQFALLKTYPICRWSGDLGPKVREGDRQAPEGFYSINPSQMNPQSAYYLSFNTGFPNAFDKALGRTGSQLMVHGDCSSRGCYAMTDEQIAEIYSLGRESFFGGQKAFQFQAYPFRMTPVNMAKHRNNPNMPFWRMIKEGYDHFEVTRQEPKVDFCEKKYVFDAAKAPDAKRDPVFDASAKCPAYVIPEEIASAVREKEQRDEAEYNKLVAKGTPVARLNTGIDGGMNKIFASKIPEGSTGLSEGAEGNTLQMLAMSKAPGTIPGTVNPPKPNIDAVAAAPQEEPVVAVSTSPSNTRVATAAPAEKSGGFFSNLGHKMGFGTADATATTSPPQATASVAPATTPTTAASRLKAAVTRFVPGHHEAAKDKPAVAAKSAEPAKPAETKVAATRPALKPSVNESAGNVTGSGVGQLAGAAPVVSSNSFDNRFSAVK; from the coding sequence TTGAATTCTCGTTCGCTTGCTCGCGCGCTCTTGGCTTCGGTTGCGCTTGCCGCCAGCGTTGTGCTGGCCGGCTGCGACACCGATCAGGTGTCGCTGGCGACCAACGCCAAGGCCAACCAGCCGGTCTCGCCCAAGCTCGTCGCCGCGATGGCCGAGAAGGACATGGACCTGCAATCGCCGATCCTGATCCGCCTGTTCAAGCAGGAGGCCGAGCTCGAGGTCTGGAAGCAGACCCGCAACGGCCAGTTCGCGCTGCTCAAGACCTATCCGATCTGCCGCTGGTCGGGCGACCTCGGCCCGAAGGTGCGCGAAGGCGACCGCCAGGCGCCGGAAGGATTCTACTCGATCAATCCGAGCCAGATGAATCCGCAATCGGCCTATTACCTCTCGTTCAACACCGGCTTCCCGAACGCCTTCGACAAGGCGCTGGGCCGCACCGGCTCGCAGCTGATGGTGCACGGCGATTGCTCCTCGCGCGGCTGCTACGCGATGACGGACGAGCAGATCGCGGAGATTTATTCGCTCGGCCGCGAGTCCTTCTTCGGCGGCCAGAAGGCGTTCCAGTTCCAGGCCTATCCGTTCCGGATGACGCCGGTGAACATGGCCAAGCACCGCAACAACCCGAACATGCCGTTCTGGCGGATGATCAAGGAAGGCTATGATCATTTCGAGGTGACGCGGCAGGAGCCGAAGGTCGATTTCTGCGAGAAGAAGTACGTGTTCGACGCGGCCAAGGCGCCCGACGCGAAGCGCGATCCGGTATTCGACGCCTCCGCCAAGTGCCCGGCCTATGTGATCCCCGAGGAGATCGCCAGCGCCGTGCGCGAGAAGGAGCAGCGCGACGAGGCCGAGTACAACAAGCTCGTCGCCAAGGGCACGCCGGTGGCACGCCTGAACACCGGCATCGACGGCGGCATGAACAAGATCTTCGCCTCCAAGATTCCGGAAGGCTCGACCGGCCTGTCGGAAGGCGCCGAAGGCAATACGCTGCAGATGCTGGCGATGTCGAAGGCGCCCGGCACCATCCCCGGCACCGTCAATCCGCCGAAGCCGAATATCGACGCGGTGGCAGCCGCGCCGCAGGAAGAGCCGGTCGTCGCCGTCAGCACGTCCCCGAGCAACACCCGCGTCGCGACCGCAGCGCCCGCAGAGAAGTCCGGCGGCTTCTTCTCCAATCTCGGCCACAAGATGGGCTTTGGCACCGCCGACGCGACGGCGACCACGTCGCCGCCGCAAGCGACCGCGTCCGTCGCTCCCGCCACGACGCCGACGACCGCAGCGTCGCGGCTGAAGGCCGCCGTGACGAGGTTCGTGCCGGGCCACCACGAGGCCGCCAAGGACAAGCCCGCCGTTGCCGCCAAATCCGCCGAGCCGGCCAAGCCCGCCGAGACCAAGGTCGCCGCAACGCGGCCCGCGCTGAAGCCGTCGGTGAACGAGAGTGCGGGTAATGTAACGGGTAGCGGCGTTGGCCAGCTCGCTGGCGCCGCACCTGTCGTGTCGTCGAACTCGTTCGACAACCGCTTTAGCGCTGTGAAGTAG